A stretch of Zootoca vivipara chromosome 13, rZooViv1.1, whole genome shotgun sequence DNA encodes these proteins:
- the SBK2 gene encoding serine/threonine-protein kinase SBK2: protein MDLSSGMEAKALLEDMLEITAQSLVHMEVAEHYHIIKELGKGKYGQVVLVTHRKRGTPMALKLLPKASTKLENFLYEYCVALSLSTHPAIVGMFGIAIESSQHYGFLYEAALHKDLISIIKPKAGIPEPAAKLCAKQLVSALDFIHSRGLVYRDVKPENILLFDRHCHCIKLTDFGLTRPQGTLLRLVVGIIPYTAPELSRGTGDSPGLPIDASLDAWALGVLIFCLLTGYFPWEKTLPEDSFFDDFVIWQQSGLDEDLPYHWRPLSRDAVAMLRSLLALEPTKRGPIRRVLSYLDRPWRAEVAAKDP from the exons ATGGACCTGTCCTCAGGCATGGAGGCCAAGGCTCTCCTAGAAGACATGTTGGAAATCACGGCCCAGAGTTTGGTGCACATGGAGGTGGCTGAGCACTACCACATCATCAAGGAGTTGGGCAAGGGGAAATACGGGCAGGTGGTGTTGGTGACTCACAGGAAGAGAG GGACCCCTATGGCTCTCAAGTTGCTGCCTAAGGCGAGCACTAAACTGGAGAATTTCTTGTATGAATACTGTGTGGCCCTCTCACTCTCCACACACCCTGCCATCGTTGGAATGTTTGGCATCGCCATAGAGTCCAGCCAGCACTATGGTTTTCTCTATGAGGCAGCCCTGCACAAGGACCTCATCTCCATTATCAAGCCCAAG GCTGGCATCCCTGAGCCAGCAGCTAAGCTCTGTGCCAAACAGCTGGTGAGTGCACTGGACTTCATCCACAGCCGGGGCCTTGTCTACCGAGATGTCAAGCCTGAGAACATCCTGCTTTTCGATCGCCATTGCCACTGCATCAAACTGACAGATTTCGGCCTGACGCGGCCCCAGGGCACTCTTCTGCGCCTGGTGGTTGGGATCATCCCTTACACCGCACCCGAGCTGAGCCGTGGCACTGGTGACTCCCCAGGCCTGCCCATCGATGCCAGCCTGGATGCCTGGGCCCTTGGAGTGCTGATCTTCTGCCTGCTCACCGGCTACTTCCCTTGGGAGAAGACACTGCCTGAGGATTCCTTCTTTGATGACTTTGTGATATGGCAGCAGTCCGGCCTAGACGAAGACTTGCCATATCACTGGCGCCCTCTGTCACGAGATGCCGTCGCCATGTTGCGGAGCCTCCTGGCTCTGGAGCCCACAAAGCGCGGTCCCATCCGCCGGGTACTCAGCTACCTTGACCGGCCATGGCGAGCAGAAGTGGCGGCCAAAGACCCCTAG